Proteins from a genomic interval of Leptospira kanakyensis:
- a CDS encoding NAD(P)/FAD-dependent oxidoreductase, protein MSSQKNIIIIGAGPAGLTSGYLLAKKGFNVTILEADEKYVGGISRTESIKGFYFDIGGHRFFSKSKEVEDFWTEILPNDMLDRPRSSRIYYNNKFYAYPLKAFEALFNLGIFESILCVLSYLKASIFPVKDPKNFEDWVTNQFGKRLFSIFFKTYTEKVWGMDTKDISADWAAQRIKGLSLYSAIWNAIKPKSKVKDKSKMIKTLIDSFRYPRKGPGMMWEACSEKIQAMGGEIKMGRLVNQLERTGEVWKVQTIDKSGKTEILEAEHVISSAPIRELFQAIREPEVSAAALNSANSLRYRDFLTVALVVSEKDIFDDNWIYIHDPSVKVGRIQNFKSWSPEMVPDPAYNCYGLEYFCFEGDGLWTSTDEELVNLAKKEVVKLGLTKLQDIKEGFVVRQKKAYPVYDDVYQNHINVLKAEIQGKFTNLHLVGRNGMHKYNNQDHAMMTAMLTVENIAADRIVYDVWNVNQDAEYHESGEIGKENIEERLVPLKV, encoded by the coding sequence ATGTCATCGCAAAAAAATATCATTATCATTGGAGCAGGTCCTGCTGGACTAACCTCTGGTTATCTGTTAGCAAAAAAAGGATTTAATGTTACCATTTTGGAAGCAGATGAGAAATATGTCGGTGGAATCTCTCGTACTGAATCAATCAAAGGTTTTTATTTTGATATAGGTGGACATCGATTTTTTTCTAAATCAAAAGAAGTTGAGGATTTTTGGACTGAAATTTTACCAAATGATATGTTGGATAGGCCACGATCTTCGCGAATTTATTATAATAATAAGTTCTATGCATATCCTTTAAAAGCCTTTGAAGCTTTGTTTAATTTAGGAATATTCGAATCAATTCTCTGTGTTTTATCTTATCTTAAGGCAAGTATCTTTCCTGTAAAAGATCCTAAGAATTTTGAGGATTGGGTGACTAACCAATTTGGAAAACGGCTCTTTTCTATATTCTTTAAAACATACACAGAAAAGGTATGGGGGATGGATACGAAGGATATTTCCGCAGACTGGGCTGCACAAAGGATCAAGGGATTGTCATTGTATTCCGCTATTTGGAATGCAATCAAACCTAAATCTAAGGTTAAAGATAAATCGAAAATGATCAAAACATTAATTGATTCCTTTCGATATCCAAGGAAAGGTCCCGGTATGATGTGGGAAGCCTGTTCAGAGAAGATCCAAGCTATGGGTGGTGAAATTAAGATGGGTCGTCTTGTGAACCAACTGGAACGCACCGGTGAGGTTTGGAAAGTTCAAACCATTGATAAGTCGGGCAAAACAGAGATTTTAGAGGCAGAACATGTGATCTCATCTGCACCGATTCGAGAGTTGTTCCAAGCGATTCGCGAACCGGAAGTTTCTGCCGCTGCCTTAAATTCTGCTAATTCTCTTCGTTATCGTGATTTTTTGACTGTTGCCCTTGTTGTTTCAGAGAAAGATATTTTTGATGATAATTGGATTTATATTCATGATCCTTCAGTAAAAGTAGGAAGGATACAAAATTTCAAAAGTTGGTCTCCAGAAATGGTTCCAGATCCAGCATATAATTGTTATGGTTTAGAATATTTCTGTTTTGAAGGTGATGGGCTTTGGACTTCTACTGACGAAGAACTCGTAAACTTAGCGAAGAAAGAAGTAGTTAAACTAGGATTAACTAAACTTCAAGACATTAAAGAAGGTTTTGTTGTTCGCCAGAAAAAAGCTTACCCCGTTTACGATGATGTTTACCAAAATCATATCAATGTATTAAAAGCTGAGATACAAGGTAAATTTACAAATCTCCATTTGGTTGGAAGGAATGGAATGCATAAATACAACAACCAGGATCATGCAATGATGAC